A portion of the Hymenobacter gelipurpurascens genome contains these proteins:
- the hslU gene encoding ATP-dependent protease ATPase subunit HslU, translating into MLDSAEFLTPAQIVAELDKYIIGQHDAKRHVAIALRNRWRRLHAPIEMQREIVPNNILMIGSTGVGKTEIARRLASISGAPFTKVEASKFTEVGYVGRDVESMVRDLVEQSVNMVKQRRKEEVKAQAAQAVEDLILDALIPPVSGSAAVKPNVGFGAPDGGQLPDSDYELNERTRERFREKIRSGEMDDRKIDIRVQQNSSPGIGVIGGQTGLDEASMAGIQDMLGSMIPKKTRKRKVTIAEARKILLDEEAAKLIDMDEVKDEAIRQAENAGIIFIDEIDKVASRSSKGGGGPDVSREGVQRDLLPIVEGSAVSTKYGIIHTDHILFIAAGAFHVAKPSDLIPELQGRFPIRVELQSLTKDDFYRILKDPKNALTKQYEALLKAEEVELTFEDEALERLASIAFEVNSEVENIGARRLHTVMSRLLNDILFDVPDRIGPNAHILITRDLVEERLRDMVRNRDLSQYIL; encoded by the coding sequence ATGTTAGATTCTGCCGAGTTCCTCACGCCTGCTCAGATTGTAGCCGAGCTTGATAAATACATTATCGGGCAGCACGATGCCAAGCGCCATGTAGCCATTGCTTTGCGTAACCGCTGGCGTCGGTTGCATGCGCCCATCGAGATGCAGCGCGAAATAGTGCCCAATAATATCCTGATGATTGGTTCTACGGGTGTTGGTAAAACCGAAATAGCGCGCCGGCTGGCCAGTATTTCCGGTGCCCCCTTCACCAAAGTAGAAGCCTCCAAATTCACGGAAGTAGGCTACGTGGGCCGCGATGTGGAAAGTATGGTGCGCGACTTGGTGGAGCAGTCCGTAAACATGGTAAAGCAGCGGCGCAAAGAGGAAGTGAAAGCCCAGGCCGCGCAAGCCGTCGAGGACCTGATTCTTGATGCCTTAATTCCGCCTGTTTCTGGCAGTGCAGCCGTGAAACCCAACGTTGGGTTCGGAGCTCCTGATGGCGGCCAGCTGCCCGACTCCGATTACGAGCTGAACGAGCGTACCCGCGAGCGGTTCCGGGAGAAAATCCGCAGCGGCGAAATGGACGACCGCAAAATCGATATTCGGGTGCAGCAGAACAGCTCGCCCGGCATCGGTGTGATAGGCGGGCAGACTGGCCTAGACGAGGCCTCCATGGCTGGCATTCAGGATATGCTGGGCTCTATGATACCTAAGAAAACCCGCAAGCGCAAAGTCACCATTGCCGAGGCCCGCAAGATCTTGCTCGATGAGGAAGCCGCCAAGCTCATCGACATGGACGAGGTGAAGGACGAAGCCATCCGCCAGGCCGAAAACGCCGGCATTATCTTCATTGATGAGATTGATAAAGTCGCCAGCCGCAGCAGCAAAGGTGGCGGTGGCCCCGATGTCAGTCGCGAAGGCGTACAGCGCGACCTATTGCCCATTGTGGAAGGCTCAGCCGTGAGTACCAAGTACGGCATCATTCACACCGACCATATTCTGTTCATTGCTGCCGGCGCCTTCCACGTTGCTAAACCCTCCGACCTGATTCCGGAGCTGCAGGGCCGCTTTCCCATTCGCGTAGAGCTGCAGAGCCTCACCAAAGACGACTTTTATCGCATTCTGAAAGACCCTAAAAATGCCCTCACCAAGCAATACGAGGCCTTGCTCAAAGCGGAGGAAGTAGAGCTTACGTTTGAAGATGAAGCGTTGGAGCGCCTCGCGAGTATTGCTTTTGAAGTCAACAGTGAAGTAGAAAACATCGGTGCCCGGCGCTTACACACAGTCATGAGCCGCCTCTTGAACGATATCCTGTTCGATGTGCCAGACCGAATCGGACCTAATGCCCATATCCTTATCACCCGGGATTTGGTGGAAGAGCGGCTTCGGGACATGGTACGCAACCGCGACCTAAGTCAATATATTCTCTAG
- the porQ gene encoding type IX secretion system protein PorQ, giving the protein MMTPLRRRISAFALVGLLATAARPVAAQIGGQQAFSFLNLPGSAKLAGLGGVNVSSRDADGTMLFGNPALLNAEMDGRLALGYVDYLADIKQSTAAYVFNTAHAGRFGVGLSYLNYGRFEQVDAAGNSLGEFSVNEYALSASDSYTSGSFTLAGTLKLAVSGISGNHSVATLADVGGLFKHPEQDFTVGLVVRNAGYQLKAYDGAGREPMPLDVQLGTSFKPEHLPFRFSFTAHHLQQLDIVYLDPSQRGQLDEANNEIEPKKTLGDKIARHFVVGGELLLSKNLNLRVGYNHLQRRELRLENTSGGAGFSFGAMLRISEFQLDYTHAGYHASGAANYFTVSRNLSSLFKKEE; this is encoded by the coding sequence ATGATGACACCGCTACGCCGTCGGATTTCTGCATTTGCTCTCGTAGGCCTGTTGGCCACGGCGGCTAGGCCAGTAGCGGCCCAGATTGGCGGGCAGCAGGCCTTCTCTTTCCTGAACCTGCCCGGCAGCGCTAAACTAGCGGGCCTTGGCGGCGTAAACGTTTCCTCCCGCGATGCTGACGGCACCATGCTATTCGGGAACCCCGCCCTGCTCAATGCCGAAATGGATGGGCGCTTAGCCCTAGGCTATGTTGACTATCTGGCCGATATCAAGCAGAGTACTGCCGCGTACGTGTTCAATACGGCACATGCCGGGCGCTTTGGCGTAGGCCTGTCGTATCTGAATTATGGTCGGTTTGAGCAGGTAGATGCGGCAGGCAACAGTCTGGGCGAGTTTTCTGTGAATGAATACGCGTTGAGTGCCTCAGATTCCTACACCAGCGGCAGTTTCACGCTGGCAGGTACGCTCAAACTGGCCGTTTCAGGCATCAGCGGCAACCACTCCGTCGCTACGCTGGCCGATGTGGGAGGACTGTTCAAACACCCCGAGCAGGATTTTACGGTAGGCCTGGTGGTGCGCAACGCGGGCTACCAGCTAAAGGCCTACGATGGCGCTGGCCGCGAGCCAATGCCGCTGGATGTACAGCTAGGAACGTCGTTTAAGCCGGAGCATCTCCCGTTTCGCTTTTCCTTCACGGCGCACCACTTGCAGCAGCTGGATATCGTGTATCTCGACCCCAGCCAGCGCGGACAGCTGGATGAAGCCAACAACGAAATCGAGCCTAAGAAAACGCTTGGCGACAAAATTGCCCGCCACTTTGTGGTAGGAGGGGAGCTGCTGCTGAGCAAAAACCTAAACCTGCGCGTGGGCTACAATCATTTGCAGCGCCGCGAGCTACGCCTGGAAAATACCTCAGGCGGTGCGGGGTTTTCGTTTGGTGCCATGCTGCGCATCAGCGAGTTTCAGCTGGACTATACGCATGCGGGCTACCATGCGTCGGGGGCAGCCAATTACTTCACCGTTTCTCGCAACCTGAGTTCTTTGTTTAAAAAAGAGGAGTAA
- the lon gene encoding endopeptidase La, whose amino-acid sequence MSQSDSNNSSLSSFLLMSEDPAEVVSIVATDPDQPLGPDDSPAILPLLPVRNTVLFPGVVLPVTVTRKKSIRLVRKAYRGNKIVGVVAQKNVQSDDPTLADLYQVGTMAKILKLLVLPDGNTTIIIQGQSRFQIEAETQSTPYLMARVAYAPETFPNKTSKEVKALVSSLKDAAAKMLKLNPEIPQEAQMALENIESPSFLTHFLSSNINVEVGMKQKLLEINDGVERGTQLLELMMKEIQLLEIKREIQTKVHTDIDQQQRDYFLRQQIKVLQDELGFDGPDQEVEKLRQRAKGKKWSEAVAKHFNKELEKLARINPQAAEYPVSVNYVEFLLDLPWAEYTKDNFNLKRTKKILDDDHYGLEKVKERIIEYLAVLKLKQDMKAPILCLYGPPGVGKTSLGRSIAKALGRKYVRMSLGGVRDEAEIRGHRKTYVGAMPGRIISQIKKSGASNPVIVLDEIDKINSDFRGDPSSALLEVLDPEQNSTFTDNYLEVEYDLSKVLFIATANSLETIQPALRDRMEIIDLTGYTLEEKTQIAKKHLWPKMLHEHGLGPKDSAITNAALQRVIDDYTRESGVRSLERKLGAVARNLAKSKAMKEEFPATLEPKDIARILGAAIFDRDQYQDNETAGVVTGLAWTSVGGDILFIESLLSRGRGKLTLSGQLGDVMKESAVTALSYLRSRAEELDIDYRLFDQYDLHIHFPEGAVPKDGPSAGIAIFTSIASVFTQRKIRSHLAMTGEITLRGKVLPVGGIKEKILAAKRAGVKDIILCHKNRKDINEIPAEYLKDVTIHYADRVDDVLEVALLKEKVAHPIKLIVRDEAAPALGPSVEVS is encoded by the coding sequence ATGAGTCAATCCGATTCGAATAACTCCTCCTTATCTTCCTTTCTGCTGATGAGTGAAGATCCGGCCGAAGTGGTTTCCATTGTGGCTACCGACCCCGACCAGCCCCTGGGCCCCGATGATTCGCCTGCTATCCTCCCGCTGCTGCCGGTGCGCAACACTGTCCTGTTTCCGGGCGTGGTGTTGCCCGTAACGGTAACCCGCAAAAAGAGTATCCGGCTGGTGCGCAAGGCCTATCGGGGCAATAAAATAGTGGGCGTAGTAGCCCAGAAAAACGTTCAGAGCGACGATCCGACCCTCGCCGACCTGTATCAGGTGGGCACGATGGCCAAAATTCTGAAGCTGCTGGTACTGCCCGACGGCAATACCACCATCATCATTCAGGGACAGTCGCGGTTTCAGATTGAAGCAGAAACCCAGAGCACGCCTTATCTAATGGCGCGGGTGGCCTACGCCCCCGAAACGTTTCCGAACAAAACCTCCAAAGAGGTGAAAGCCCTGGTGTCGTCGTTGAAAGACGCGGCCGCCAAGATGCTCAAGCTCAACCCCGAGATTCCGCAGGAAGCCCAAATGGCCCTGGAGAATATCGAGTCACCGTCTTTCCTGACGCATTTCCTGTCTTCCAACATCAACGTGGAAGTGGGCATGAAGCAGAAGCTGCTCGAAATCAACGACGGCGTAGAGCGCGGCACCCAGCTGCTGGAGCTGATGATGAAGGAGATTCAGCTGCTGGAAATCAAGCGTGAAATCCAGACGAAAGTCCACACTGACATCGACCAGCAGCAGCGCGACTACTTCCTGCGCCAGCAGATCAAGGTGCTGCAGGATGAGCTCGGCTTCGATGGTCCCGACCAGGAAGTGGAAAAGCTACGCCAGCGTGCTAAAGGTAAAAAGTGGTCGGAGGCGGTAGCCAAGCATTTCAACAAAGAGCTGGAAAAGCTGGCTCGCATCAACCCGCAAGCCGCCGAATATCCGGTGAGCGTAAACTACGTGGAGTTCCTGCTTGATCTGCCGTGGGCCGAGTACACCAAGGACAACTTCAACCTGAAGCGCACCAAAAAAATCCTCGACGACGACCACTACGGCCTCGAAAAGGTAAAGGAGCGCATCATTGAGTATTTGGCCGTGCTCAAGCTGAAGCAGGATATGAAGGCGCCGATTCTGTGCCTCTACGGGCCTCCCGGCGTGGGTAAAACCAGCTTGGGCCGCTCCATCGCGAAGGCGCTGGGACGCAAATACGTGCGCATGAGCCTGGGTGGCGTCCGCGACGAAGCCGAAATCCGGGGCCACCGCAAAACCTACGTGGGCGCCATGCCGGGCCGTATTATCTCCCAGATCAAGAAATCGGGCGCGTCTAATCCGGTGATTGTGCTCGATGAAATCGACAAAATCAACTCCGATTTCCGCGGCGACCCATCGTCGGCGCTGCTGGAAGTGCTGGACCCGGAGCAGAACTCCACCTTCACGGACAACTACCTGGAAGTAGAGTACGATCTGAGTAAAGTTCTCTTCATTGCTACGGCTAACTCGCTGGAAACCATTCAGCCCGCCCTGCGCGACCGGATGGAAATCATTGACCTGACCGGCTACACGCTGGAGGAAAAAACCCAGATTGCTAAGAAGCACTTGTGGCCTAAAATGCTGCACGAGCATGGCCTAGGCCCCAAAGATTCCGCCATCACTAATGCTGCTTTGCAGCGCGTGATTGACGATTATACCCGCGAATCGGGGGTGCGAAGTCTGGAGCGTAAGCTGGGCGCAGTGGCCCGTAATCTTGCCAAAAGCAAGGCCATGAAGGAGGAATTTCCTGCTACCCTAGAGCCCAAAGACATTGCCCGCATCCTGGGTGCCGCCATCTTCGACCGCGACCAGTACCAGGACAACGAGACGGCCGGCGTGGTTACTGGCTTGGCCTGGACCTCCGTGGGCGGCGACATTCTGTTCATTGAAAGCCTGCTAAGCCGCGGCCGCGGCAAGCTCACACTCTCGGGCCAGCTCGGCGACGTAATGAAGGAATCGGCCGTGACGGCGCTGTCGTATCTGCGCAGCCGCGCCGAAGAACTGGATATCGATTACCGTCTCTTCGACCAGTACGACTTACACATCCATTTTCCCGAGGGTGCCGTACCGAAAGACGGGCCGAGCGCGGGTATTGCCATTTTCACCAGCATTGCCTCGGTATTCACGCAGCGCAAAATCCGGAGCCATTTGGCCATGACGGGCGAGATTACGTTGCGCGGTAAGGTGTTGCCGGTGGGTGGTATCAAGGAGAAAATTCTGGCGGCTAAGCGCGCTGGCGTGAAGGACATCATCCTGTGCCACAAAAACCGCAAAGACATCAACGAGATTCCGGCTGAATATCTCAAAGATGTCACGATTCACTACGCCGACCGTGTAGATGACGTGCTGGAAGTGGCGCTGCTCAAGGAGAAAGTGGCGCATCCTATAAAACTCATTGTTCGGGATGAGGCCGCGCCAGCCCTTGGGCCAAGCGTAGAAGTAAGCTAA
- a CDS encoding OmpA family protein encodes MLRFSRLLLPCLVFFLTLGLSGTSHGQQKGGLPNTQRKLSGKMTQRLRLRNDGTPDFPNVNRIPYFQDKKALREIQKAEKRKNWTAARNLLDAYVGQFGIENFYKDTNMLWRLGQLWEKADNESRAKIFYSLALKHRRQDLKKVQLYYDSLEQKDADLYVPLKTYYDIVEYRKNIVAFRPPKGVYTTMGDMINSSSEDYGPTLSADADDLIFTSKRKRRGINNVVDEDLYKAHFENGVWSEAEPLPKPINSPYNEGSACVSKDGKTLYFARCECPTCHGNCDLYVSTFKEGQWSVPKSLGTSVNSTAWDSQPTLSPGEDTLYFASDRLGGFGLSDIWYTVKQKNGQWSHAQNMGPTVNTRESEVSPFYHPLYHVLYFSSRGQLLNFGDFDIYKTYRVKGRWQEPINIGPLVNGKGSEYYFTIDSDSKKLYYARSEEKDMKNLDLFSFPLPMEAQPLATTHVEGTLIDSVSSKPLNGIVSIIDTDNGIEVASKYLRDDGSFDFDLIEGSHYVMLIQSPDFFSVEKSFALKNDTVMKLMTNSIDYKLPLVFKNIEFDQDKATIRASMHPILDRIAVFMVDHPTFRLSISGHTDSKGDADFNMTLSQDRAESIRRYIEQKGKLKPNRIESMGYGSTQPLRPEATPEDARTNRRVEFRLIKPEGEDEKKDTGAGSGW; translated from the coding sequence ATGCTCCGCTTTTCCCGTCTGCTTCTCCCCTGCCTGGTATTTTTTCTAACGCTAGGTCTATCCGGAACTAGCCACGGACAGCAAAAAGGTGGCCTACCGAACACGCAACGCAAGCTTTCGGGCAAGATGACGCAGCGCTTGCGTCTGCGCAACGACGGCACGCCCGATTTCCCGAACGTCAATCGCATTCCCTATTTTCAGGACAAAAAGGCACTCCGCGAAATCCAGAAGGCGGAAAAGCGCAAGAACTGGACCGCAGCCCGCAACCTGCTGGACGCGTACGTAGGCCAGTTCGGCATCGAGAATTTCTACAAAGACACCAATATGCTCTGGCGCCTGGGCCAGCTCTGGGAGAAAGCCGACAACGAAAGCCGCGCCAAAATCTTCTATAGCCTGGCCCTTAAGCACCGCCGCCAAGACCTCAAGAAGGTACAACTCTACTATGATTCGCTGGAGCAGAAAGATGCCGATCTGTACGTTCCGCTCAAGACCTATTACGATATTGTAGAATACCGCAAAAATATTGTGGCTTTCCGACCGCCCAAAGGTGTGTACACCACTATGGGCGACATGATCAACTCCAGCTCAGAAGATTACGGCCCAACGCTTAGCGCTGATGCCGATGACCTGATTTTTACCTCGAAACGCAAGCGGCGGGGCATCAACAATGTAGTAGACGAGGACCTGTACAAAGCGCACTTTGAAAACGGCGTTTGGAGCGAGGCGGAGCCCCTGCCCAAGCCCATCAACTCGCCTTACAACGAAGGCTCGGCCTGCGTGAGCAAGGATGGCAAAACGCTGTATTTCGCCCGTTGCGAGTGTCCCACCTGCCACGGCAACTGTGACCTGTACGTTTCCACGTTCAAGGAAGGCCAATGGAGCGTACCGAAAAGCCTGGGCACCAGCGTAAACTCTACCGCTTGGGATTCGCAGCCAACCCTTTCGCCGGGCGAAGACACGCTGTATTTTGCCTCAGACCGGCTCGGTGGTTTTGGCCTCTCCGATATCTGGTACACCGTGAAGCAAAAGAACGGGCAGTGGAGCCATGCCCAGAACATGGGGCCTACCGTGAATACGCGCGAGAGCGAGGTGAGCCCTTTTTATCACCCTCTCTACCATGTGCTGTACTTCTCCTCACGGGGGCAGCTGCTGAACTTCGGCGACTTCGATATCTATAAAACGTATCGGGTGAAGGGGCGCTGGCAGGAACCCATCAACATCGGGCCACTGGTGAACGGGAAAGGCTCGGAGTATTACTTCACCATCGATTCTGACTCCAAGAAGCTCTACTATGCGCGCTCAGAGGAGAAGGACATGAAGAACCTCGACCTGTTCTCCTTTCCGCTCCCCATGGAAGCGCAGCCCCTGGCCACCACGCACGTAGAAGGCACCCTGATTGACTCGGTAAGTAGCAAGCCGCTCAATGGCATCGTCAGCATTATCGATACCGACAACGGGATTGAAGTAGCCAGCAAGTATTTGCGCGATGATGGCTCCTTTGATTTCGACCTGATTGAAGGCTCCCACTACGTGATGCTCATTCAAAGCCCCGACTTTTTCAGCGTGGAGAAAAGCTTTGCGCTGAAGAACGACACGGTGATGAAGCTCATGACCAACTCCATCGACTACAAGCTGCCGTTGGTGTTCAAGAATATTGAGTTCGATCAGGACAAAGCCACTATTCGGGCGAGTATGCACCCCATTCTGGACCGGATTGCGGTGTTTATGGTCGACCATCCCACGTTCCGCCTCAGCATCTCGGGCCACACCGACTCCAAGGGCGACGCCGATTTCAACATGACGCTCTCCCAGGATCGGGCGGAGTCTATTCGCCGGTACATCGAACAAAAGGGCAAGCTCAAGCCCAACCGCATCGAAAGCATGGGCTACGGCAGCACCCAGCCGCTCCGGCCAGAAGCCACCCCCGAAGATGCCCGCACAAACCGCCGGGTAGAGTTCCGCCTGATTAAGCCCGAAGGCGAGGACGAAAAGAAGGATACCGGCGCCGGCAGCGGCTGGTAG
- a CDS encoding DUF6702 family protein: MTRRLFLLLPVALLLSLAAWAHAYHASIMELRYNPQKLQVEVALKLFSDDFEKALSVGQSSAISLDKSPKAQVNTLVLQLLRRSVQVGTKPGEALPITLMGIQHEHDSHWVYFTVKLARPVQSLSLTHKLFLDVFPDQMNIVNLEANGQKQSLLFRDGQEQQQLKW, translated from the coding sequence ATGACACGTCGTCTTTTTCTGCTGCTCCCCGTGGCCTTGTTGCTGAGTCTGGCGGCTTGGGCCCATGCCTACCACGCCAGCATCATGGAGCTGCGCTACAATCCGCAGAAGCTCCAGGTAGAAGTGGCGCTCAAGCTCTTCAGTGATGATTTTGAGAAGGCGCTGTCCGTAGGCCAGTCCTCGGCCATCAGTCTGGATAAATCACCGAAGGCGCAGGTGAATACGCTGGTGCTGCAATTGCTACGCCGTTCCGTGCAGGTTGGCACCAAGCCCGGCGAGGCGCTACCGATTACCCTTATGGGTATTCAGCATGAGCACGATTCTCATTGGGTATATTTCACGGTGAAGCTCGCTAGACCAGTCCAGAGCCTTTCACTTACCCATAAGCTCTTCCTGGATGTGTTCCCCGATCAGATGAACATCGTGAACCTGGAAGCCAACGGCCAGAAGCAAAGCCTGCTCTTCCGCGACGGTCAGGAGCAGCAACAGCTCAAGTGGTAG
- the rseP gene encoding RIP metalloprotease RseP, whose translation MEGLIMAGQMLLGLSILVGLHEFGHFAAAKYFKIRVDKFYIFFDFLFPLPGVMNFALIKKKIGETEYGLGWFPLGGYVAIHGMIDETQDADALAAEPQPNEFRAKPAWQRLIVMLGGIIMNVITGIVIFSLLTFKYGESYLPASEVKYGVVPNELGKEIGFQTGDKIVKINGRPFTEFNDVYSPEVVLGNNGYYTVDRNGQLVDVPVPNDFMDRLSDEGQSAFVLPLDPFVVDEVVSSSPAAKAGLQPNDRVLKVGAQQIQFFPELQKALKDNAGKTVPLQVERASQPVTLNVTVDDDGKIGFKPKSLLHYATRQYGLVESIPAGTKQAFGVVTTQMKAFGKIFKGEASLRKSLGGPIEIAQQYGGKWDWLRFWTLTGMLSMVLAFMNLLPIPALDGGHVIFLLYEMIAGRKPSDKFLEGAQKVGMALILMLMVFVLGNGLFKTLFHF comes from the coding sequence TTGGAAGGATTAATCATGGCCGGGCAAATGCTGCTGGGCCTTTCCATACTGGTTGGCCTGCACGAGTTCGGACACTTTGCAGCCGCTAAATACTTCAAGATCCGGGTCGATAAGTTTTACATCTTCTTCGACTTCCTGTTTCCGCTGCCGGGCGTGATGAACTTCGCCCTCATCAAAAAGAAAATCGGCGAAACGGAGTACGGCCTGGGCTGGTTTCCGCTGGGTGGCTATGTGGCCATCCACGGCATGATTGACGAAACCCAGGATGCTGACGCGCTGGCCGCCGAGCCGCAGCCCAACGAGTTCCGGGCCAAGCCAGCCTGGCAGCGCCTCATTGTGATGCTGGGCGGCATCATCATGAACGTCATCACCGGCATCGTGATTTTCTCGCTGCTTACTTTCAAGTACGGTGAAAGCTACCTGCCTGCTTCGGAAGTGAAGTATGGCGTGGTACCGAATGAGCTGGGCAAGGAAATCGGGTTCCAGACCGGCGACAAAATCGTGAAGATCAATGGCCGCCCGTTCACGGAGTTCAATGATGTGTACAGCCCCGAAGTAGTGCTGGGCAACAATGGCTACTACACCGTTGACCGCAATGGCCAACTCGTGGATGTGCCAGTGCCCAACGACTTCATGGACCGCCTCTCCGATGAAGGTCAATCGGCCTTTGTATTGCCCCTCGACCCATTTGTAGTAGATGAGGTAGTAAGCAGCAGCCCGGCGGCCAAAGCAGGCCTACAGCCCAACGACCGGGTGCTGAAGGTCGGTGCTCAGCAAATCCAGTTCTTCCCCGAGCTGCAGAAAGCGCTAAAAGATAATGCGGGCAAAACCGTGCCGCTGCAGGTGGAGCGCGCCAGCCAGCCCGTTACCCTGAACGTAACTGTAGATGATGACGGCAAGATTGGCTTCAAGCCGAAGTCCTTGTTGCACTACGCCACCCGCCAATACGGGCTGGTCGAGTCTATTCCGGCTGGCACGAAGCAAGCCTTTGGCGTGGTAACCACCCAAATGAAAGCCTTCGGCAAGATTTTCAAGGGGGAAGCTTCCCTGCGCAAGTCGTTGGGCGGCCCCATTGAAATTGCCCAGCAGTACGGCGGTAAGTGGGACTGGCTGCGTTTCTGGACACTTACGGGCATGCTGTCCATGGTGCTGGCCTTCATGAACCTGCTGCCCATTCCGGCCCTCGATGGTGGCCACGTCATCTTCCTGCTCTACGAAATGATTGCCGGCCGTAAGCCCTCCGACAAATTCCTGGAAGGTGCCCAGAAAGTAGGCATGGCCCTCATTCTGATGCTGATGGTATTTGTGCTGGGCAACGGTCTGTTCAAGACATTATTCCACTTCTAG
- a CDS encoding 1-deoxy-D-xylulose-5-phosphate reductoisomerase, producing the protein MPDSFPKRVTLLGSTGSIGTQALDVIRSQPGRFTVTALSAHSNAELLIQQAREFRPAAVVIGDEAKYETVKAALASQPETEVLAGAAALADVAGRDDADVVLTAMVGYAGLLPTVRAIRAGKTIALANKETLVVAGQLITDLVKQHGVGLYPVDSEHSAIFQCLVGEEQNPIEKIILTASGGPFRGCSREQLAQVTKAQALKHPNWDMGAKITIDSASLMNKGLEVIEAKWLFDLRNDQIEVIVHPQSIVHSLVQFEDGSLKAQLGLPDMKLPIQYALGYPQRLPNTFPRFSFLDYPKLTFEQADTSAFRNLGLAFEAMSRAGNAPCILNAANEIAVAAFLRDEIGFLQMSDVVESSLARVSYLATPTLDDYVQTDYETRRIARELVGQA; encoded by the coding sequence ATGCCTGATTCCTTTCCCAAGCGCGTCACCCTCCTCGGCTCCACCGGCTCCATCGGTACCCAGGCCCTCGACGTAATCCGTAGCCAGCCCGGCCGCTTCACCGTCACGGCGCTTTCGGCCCACTCCAATGCCGAGTTGCTGATTCAGCAGGCCCGCGAGTTTCGGCCGGCGGCCGTAGTTATCGGTGACGAAGCCAAGTACGAAACGGTGAAAGCGGCGCTGGCTTCGCAGCCCGAAACCGAAGTGCTGGCCGGAGCCGCCGCCTTAGCCGATGTGGCTGGTCGCGACGATGCCGATGTAGTGCTGACAGCTATGGTTGGTTACGCTGGTTTGCTGCCCACGGTGCGCGCCATCCGGGCCGGCAAAACCATTGCGCTGGCCAACAAGGAAACGCTGGTAGTAGCCGGTCAACTCATCACCGATCTGGTGAAGCAGCACGGCGTAGGCCTGTATCCCGTCGATTCGGAACACTCCGCTATCTTCCAATGTCTGGTAGGAGAGGAGCAGAACCCGATTGAGAAAATTATTCTCACGGCTTCCGGCGGCCCGTTCCGGGGGTGCAGCCGCGAGCAGCTGGCCCAAGTGACGAAGGCCCAGGCCCTGAAGCACCCCAACTGGGACATGGGCGCCAAAATCACTATCGACTCGGCCTCCCTGATGAACAAGGGCCTGGAGGTGATTGAGGCCAAGTGGCTGTTTGACCTGCGCAACGACCAGATTGAGGTGATAGTGCACCCGCAAAGCATCGTGCATTCCCTGGTGCAGTTCGAGGATGGCTCCCTGAAAGCGCAGCTTGGCCTGCCCGATATGAAGCTGCCGATTCAGTATGCCCTAGGCTACCCGCAGCGGCTGCCCAATACGTTCCCGCGCTTCTCCTTCCTCGATTACCCAAAACTGACGTTTGAGCAGGCTGATACCAGCGCATTCCGCAACCTGGGCTTGGCATTTGAGGCCATGAGCCGGGCCGGCAACGCGCCTTGCATCCTGAACGCTGCCAATGAAATTGCCGTGGCCGCGTTCCTGCGCGATGAAATTGGCTTTCTGCAGATGTCGGATGTAGTAGAATCCAGCCTCGCGCGGGTTTCGTACCTTGCCACTCCAACCCTCGACGACTACGTGCAGACCGACTACGAAACCCGCCGCATTGCGCGGGAGCTCGTAGGCCAGGCCTGA
- a CDS encoding 3-oxoacyl-ACP synthase has translation MAGANQLIKSQLHAACLAYVQERIDACQAAIQAAQESANSETKSSAGDKYETGRAMAQNERDRNTVQLRQAQQLQGELARINPELPCDTVRPGALVQTGLGHFYISISAGKLTVSGLDYFAVSPAAPVAAALAGKRAGEQAQFNGKPVKISAIQ, from the coding sequence ATGGCAGGCGCAAACCAGCTGATCAAATCCCAACTTCACGCCGCCTGCTTGGCCTATGTGCAGGAGCGCATAGATGCTTGCCAGGCCGCCATTCAGGCCGCGCAGGAATCGGCCAACTCCGAAACCAAGAGCAGCGCCGGCGACAAGTACGAAACCGGCCGCGCCATGGCCCAGAACGAGCGCGACCGAAACACTGTGCAGCTTCGCCAGGCCCAGCAGCTGCAAGGGGAGCTGGCCCGCATCAACCCCGAGCTTCCCTGTGACACCGTGCGGCCCGGCGCCCTGGTCCAGACTGGCCTAGGCCACTTCTACATCAGCATCAGCGCCGGCAAGCTCACGGTAAGTGGCCTAGACTACTTCGCCGTTTCGCCGGCCGCGCCGGTTGCGGCGGCACTGGCGGGTAAGCGCGCTGGAGAGCAGGCGCAGTTCAATGGCAAGCCCGTGAAAATTTCGGCTATTCAGTAG